DNA sequence from the Malus sylvestris chromosome 10, drMalSylv7.2, whole genome shotgun sequence genome:
ACGAAAGGTAATGTAGACGTAATACTCAGCTAGgggaagcaatttttttttctgatatATATGATGGTGTAGAGAGAATGTTACCCGGTGAAGGTCCTCTAGTTTTTTGGAAATACGTGCAGTACTGGGGTGCAATTTTCTGCAGAGAAAACCGGTTTGACAACTGAAGGGTATTGCTCAACTTTTCCCAGCGTTTCTTCAAATTGTTGAacccaaattcaaaaatttCCTTGCCCCGAGTTTCAAGGACGACATTCATAAGCTTCAAAGCTCTTAGCTGAGAGTCCCGGGAAACACCGAAGCTACTTAACTCTAGGTAGGTTTCCATTCTTTGGTACACAGACTTATCTTTCACAACTGCCCACCTGCACAAGGCACAATATTAATGTATCACTGTTGTCCTCCTTTCAACTTGAGGCTTAATCAAAACTTAAACAGGGAACTTTGTGTATTAAACATATTATTACCCGAATCTAGTACCAGCATGGCCAGTGAACTTAGAAATTGAAAATATCATAAGATCATCATCTGCTGGAGCTGGAATAGCTGTAAAATGTGGCCAGTAATATACACGATCATAGATTGCTTTGGCATTCGGGCCTTGAAACACTGCCTTCTTCAGCTGCCCATCAGGATTGTTCGGTGAGGTAACATACTCAATAACGTTTGCGGTATCATCTGAGATGTTCTGGAACAAGGCCGCATCTCCTTCAAACTTAAAGTCAAGTGATCGAAAAAGCTCCGCTTGTGTCTGATAAAGCTGTTAAAACTCGATGTCAAAATGATGATATACATATATTGGCAGAGCATATGCGtgaattattatttgttttaatttgtaccatcaAAACTGACAATCATACGTTTGTACAATTGTTTAAATCATAGATGGTACAATCGTTTTAAATTTCGTATGTCGACATTTCGGAAGTAAGATTTAACCTTGTAATAAGGGACTGAAACCAAAACACTTGCAGGTGAGGAGTTGAAGTTATCAGAAGACAACGCGTAAAGTGCAGCGTTGAGAAGATGGGTTGAGCCAGCACCGAAAACAATGTATCTTCCTTCGGTCACAGCATTCCCAACAATGGCATGAACTGTGCGGATGTGATTCTCAAGCTCTGCTGACACGTAAGATTTATCAGGGTAGCTGTAACTCATTCGATGCCATCCTGCTACTGCAATTGCACTTTTAGCTGCATGTTGCATCCAAAAGGGTTCCAAGAAAAATGGGTCTCCGCTGCAACAAAAATGCAAAGGCTCATTAGTCAGCATTTCCTCTACCCATTTGGTAATGTTTCACTCCCAATAAAACAGTTCTTTAATTGGAGTGACATATTAATTGAAATTGTTCTAATCATTAAATTGTAGcatattttctaaaaaatatAGCACTTGGTTCATTTCTTTGTAAGCAAACTTTTTGTACCCTTACGATTACTGTTTGACACTTGTAATCCTTTCGTTTTAAAAGCATTcccaagtataatttttttttttggaaaattatattcacacacatcAAATCACTTCTCTcgtatctttttaattttttaatatttttctatcaagtgttagtagtgtgtaaaaaatattaaaaaaaattaagaggttgtgtgaatataatctctctttcttttttctagGGATCCCTCAATTTCAATTAGGCATGACAAACGGATCGTGTTTGTGTCATACCCATCTTAACAAATTCTTAACAAGTGACCCAATAACGATCTAATTTGTTAATGGGTCGTGTCTTTCATGTTAGGTTAACAGGtcatgtaaaaaattatcatgcCTAATGTCTAAATATGTAAAACGATATCTTATCGGGTCACCTATTAAGTGACTTGATAACGACCCAATATGTTATAGGTTCTTCAAGAACAACTCGATTCATTATCAGGTTGACTCGAAACCTGTTATTTCCGTAATGTTCATATCCGATTAATAGTGTGTAAAAAATTGGCTTGCCTAATTTCAACCAACCATTTTTCATTAAATGccatttcatttaaatttgaatcTTCTTTGTGGGATCTCGAGAATTCGTGATGTAAGATAAACGGACACGATCTCCGAaatccttacaaagaggatcAAGAGAAGATATTGTTGGGTCTCATTCGGCAGTTGCAAAAACAGTGACTGGTGAAGCCCAAAATTGACTTGGCATGATCAAACATCACTAATtcagaatgaggatcctcttcggattcttTTGTGGGGATTCTGGGATCTTCAAATTGtatccgttcatcatacatcgtgcatCTATTTTTCATTATGTATtattcatgtttaattttagataaaaatatttaaaataatttctaactgcacgatatacaatgaacaaaCATAATTTGAAGATTCTCAAGATTCCAAAAGAGAATCtcaagaggatcctcattcattCATTCAGGAGCACATGTTCCAGTTATATGGGGCCCAATGCTAAATAATATCAGTAGGAGAATCATTTGCAAAAGGGGGTCCCGagccaaaagaaaaatattctaCTTGATAAAAGACAACATTTCATTTTAGAAGACCCATATAATATAAagcaaaactaataaaaaaatctaaaaaaacttctattttaataaaaatttattttaaaggtataatgaatagtaccagggaataaatgtaattttttgttaaaaatgaacaatactataagtgttttgttaaaactcctgTATATAAATGTTGGACCCTCTTCCAGCTTCCTGTCTGCGTTgtagaaaaaatattttaatcttAATTCTAATATTTTAATTCTTAATCCTGGTAGGAGCTTTGTTTCTGAAAAATATTCCAAACTTCAAGAGGTCCatgcattttatcattattattaaataatattTGACTATTCAAACTCTAAAGAGGAGCAAGAATTTCTAATCATAGCCAAGTATACGTttgtttttattagttttttttcattttcggtCTCAGATTCATGGTCGATATTCACTAAGACCTGAAAAACAGAGTCCGTTGATATAGATTTAAAGAAACTATAgctcctttctttttttaaatttcttcctTGCCTTTTATTTTACAGTTGGGATTTAAATTTTGGGATGATCTAGTAATTCAGATGAAACACTGAGAGCGTACAATGAaaaagatttatttattttaagttttagtATAATACGAAATTTTAATTGTTTGTAAATCACTGATCTAAAACCCCTACTGAATCAATATCCCAAactagagagagtgagagagtgagagaggggTACCCGTCAGCGTTTGCTGCACATCCAGTTAAAAACAAAGAGCAGTCAGGGCCTCCATAGCAGGAATTGCACTCACAAACAGTTTCCTTCCCATCAAGAGTTAGGCCATCTAAGTAGGCTCGTCCATGCCCTGAGCAAGGGATTGCTGCTACGTGCTCAGCTTCTTCTGCTGCTCTTCTGCTCCAGCTCAATTTCCACTCTCCTTCCACATACAGTTTGAAGGCACACAGACAGAACAATAGGTTAACAATTATAGAAAAGCTCGCAACATAGATGCTTTTTCCCTTAGGCGCCATATGAATTTAGTTTCTGCTTCTCAGGTTCTcttgcatatatttatatatagccTTATATATgcaaaagaaaatatgagaatgaCAAATTCAAAGCATTTGGAGAGAGAAAATGATGGAAATGTTATGATAGGCTATAAATCACTttcaattataatatatatatatatatatatatatatatatatatcaactccaataatttaatatatgttatGAAATGTGGTATAAATGCTACACGTGTTTTGTACAAAAGCTAGTTAAAGTGAACTTTGGTGTGTTTTGTGTCGAAAAACTAACCAATGTGGACTTTGGTGAAAACTATTAAAtatatttgatgaaaatgtCATAGTGAGGTACAATTTTCTTCTTGTATGAAAGATGTTGTCAGGCCAAATGCCCTAAAAATAGAGGCATCCATGTAACCTTATGACTAACACCAGATCAAAAGTGGAAAGCAATAAGATCACTATCTCCCTCCTCTCTTTATATATATTCTTTGTGTGATATATTGCATCCGTTTCGTTTCTATCTCTAATAAATATTATCTCTCTTAATTTTACCACAGTAAAATTCTCACAAAGTTAAATCTGGCACGGTTAAATTATTACAAAGTTGCCTTCATCTATAGATAGGTATCATATATCATTCAATTTATTCATATGCAATTTAGGGTGATTCAAATCCCGAGTGATCAAATTCTGTTTTTAGCTTTCCTTCTATTTTGATTTTAAGTTAAATGTTGTTCTACAAAATGAAGGATTCGCCATTAACGGATTTACACATTTAGGTGTCTTTAATGGAAGAAATCTTATTTGTTCAATTTTGTTAACTTTCTTTTCTTACATATGATTTTAAGGAACACCTGAACACATGGatgtaatatatgtatataaacatATTTTTTTGGCACTtatattttcaaagtttctacACTTTCAACTTTATTTCAAATCCTGCAGTAATGAGCGGGTACACCTGCTAGTAACATATAAACCACAAAAATATCATTTCCCAAAAAAATTATCAGTTCctaaggaaaaaaaatctaCACTTCGGAATAGACCATGACATCAGATTAGTATCCCTTGTTCATCTTCATCGTTCTCTCAAGTTTTACCAAGACGGTGTCATacaactgaaaaataaaaaatagtagaAATACATCACATGGATTAGATGTTAAAATAGAAGAAGACcattctaatatatatatatatatatatgttttgggAATCTAATATGTAATGAATCATCTCATACAAAACCAAGTATAGGTTGAGAATATTGATTATTCCCATTATTCCCACGCCAACCCAATTATTCCCACGCCAATCCTTCCGGTGTGTAACCGAAAGATACTAATTATGTGTCCGCAACAGAGGTCGTTCGCATCCACCACGTGAGCATTACTTTATTCTACATGGTGCCGTTGTAGCTTGGTTACAGTGCAATTGAAGGGAAGAATTTGGTTTTAATTATGAAATTTccttcttttatattttattttatggaaTATGGCTATGGTGTGAGTTTCTGAGTTGGATTGTAGTGTGAGTTTCTGAGTTTGGGCCCTACATGGATTGTAGTGTGGATTTGTGAGTTTGGTCCTATTGTGCTCCTTAGTTAGAGCAATGCTTTTGCCCGTTTAAATCCGTACTAGGCGACACACTTCGACTCGAAATGTTCACCTGAACTTTTAATCGAGCTACGCTGATTGATACTAAGAAGGTGACGAAGtcataaagtatagtgatgtggaaaatatgagtaaatttaaacctaaaaatgaCTAAATGGAAGAGTGCACATATGAGTAAAAATTGAACCCATCTCACATATGATGTCAGAGCGTAAGTAAAGTCCAGTAAAATTAGGATAAGATGTATACCATCGGAAGTAATGTCCTATAAAATCTTTTGCCAGAAATCCTTGTTGACACAAGAGCATTGctactaaaacctagaggggcgaaaaAGGTGAGTGTGCTTGAAAATAATGTTTGTAAAAATCTTTTCCAAAATGtgtaacccctcaccgtaagacaagtatagtttccaaatttATATACTGCATATAGTATGAAAACAATTACGTAAACAGTAATATTTCAGAAATACGGTAAATCACAACATTTCACctata
Encoded proteins:
- the LOC126587676 gene encoding tryptophan aminotransferase-related protein 4-like isoform X2 — translated: MAPKGKSIYVASFSIIVNLLFCLCAFKLYVEGEWKLSWSRRAAEEAEHVAAIPCSGHGRAYLDGLTLDGKETVCECNSCYGGPDCSLFLTGCAANADGGDPFFLEPFWMQHAAKSAIAVAGWHRMSYSYPDKSYVSAELENHIRTVHAIVGNAVTEGRYIVFGAGSTHLLNAALYALSSDNFNSSPASVLVSVPYYKLYQTQAELFRSLDFKFEGDAALFQNISDDTANVIEYVTSPNNPDGQLKKAVFQGPNAKAIYDRVYYWPHFTAIPAPADDDLMIFSISKFTGHAGTRFGWAVVKDKSVYQRMETYLELSSFGVSRDSQLRALKLMNVVLETRGKEIFEFGFNNLKKRWEKLSNTLQLSNRFSLQKIAPQYCTYFQKTRGPSPAYAWVKCEREEDKDCYGVLQQEANVYGRRGSLFGAEDRYVRLALIRSEDDFDILLQRLNHLVLAEMNSKIIISSQVGGQYVR
- the LOC126587676 gene encoding tryptophan aminotransferase-related protein 4-like isoform X1, whose amino-acid sequence is MAPKGKSIYVASFSIIVNLLFCLCAFKLYVEGEWKLSWSRRAAEEAEHVAAIPCSGHGRAYLDGLTLDGKETVCECNSCYGGPDCSLFLTGCAANADGGDPFFLEPFWMQHAAKSAIAVAGWHRMSYSYPDKSYVSAELENHIRTVHAIVGNAVTEGRYIVFGAGSTHLLNAALYALSSDNFNSSPASVLVSVPYYKLYQTQAELFRSLDFKFEGDAALFQNISDDTANVIEYVTSPNNPDGQLKKAVFQGPNAKAIYDRVYYWPHFTAIPAPADDDLMIFSISKFTGHAGTRFGWAVVKDKSVYQRMETYLELSSFGVSRDSQLRALKLMNVVLETRGKEIFEFGFNNLKKRWEKLSNTLQLSNRFSLQKIAPQYCTYFQKTRGPSPAYAWVKCEREEDKDCYGVLQQEANVYGRRGSLFGAEDRYVRLALIRSEDDFDILLQRLNHLVLAEMNSKIIISSQVGGQYVS